In Kineococcus rhizosphaerae, a genomic segment contains:
- a CDS encoding DUF6308 family protein gives MPRRTARPPFSQSRAPLSRVELLALVEGEEAVADLRAYLTARTGEGRPAWTGARFEALAGGGDRAQTAFAVHADDIAALTLLSVSVLGEAVLALLEGEVGDQVAQLLAQVPREVSITDPDAAERMGPDQPLWQAWELLNAQRGLGWVSAAKLLARKRPALVPVYDRVVRCAFGYPQQPWAWLVEHFADAGADLAGRLAAAREQAGVDEGVRVLRVLDVIVWMRHHRQHNVRACPGLATVEAGLPASAS, from the coding sequence ATGCCTCGCCGCACCGCCCGCCCCCCTTTTTCTCAATCACGCGCTCCGCTGTCCAGGGTTGAGCTGCTGGCACTGGTCGAGGGTGAGGAAGCCGTTGCGGACCTGCGGGCCTACCTCACCGCGCGCACCGGTGAGGGAAGGCCGGCGTGGACCGGTGCCCGGTTCGAGGCCTTGGCAGGTGGTGGCGACCGCGCCCAGACCGCCTTCGCGGTGCACGCTGACGACATCGCCGCACTCACGCTCCTGAGCGTCTCCGTCCTGGGCGAGGCTGTCCTGGCCTTGCTGGAGGGTGAGGTTGGCGACCAGGTCGCTCAGCTGCTGGCGCAGGTGCCACGGGAGGTCTCGATCACCGACCCCGATGCCGCTGAGCGCATGGGCCCGGATCAGCCGCTGTGGCAGGCGTGGGAGCTGCTGAACGCTCAACGGGGCCTGGGGTGGGTCTCGGCGGCGAAGCTGCTGGCCCGCAAGCGTCCCGCGCTGGTGCCGGTCTACGACCGCGTGGTGCGCTGCGCCTTCGGCTACCCGCAGCAACCGTGGGCGTGGCTGGTCGAGCACTTCGCTGATGCTGGGGCCGATCTGGCCGGGCGGCTGGCGGCAGCGCGTGAGCAGGCGGGAGTGGACGAGGGCGTCCGCGTGCTGCGGGTCCTGGACGTCATCGTGTGGATGCGTCATCACCGCCAGCACAACGTCCGGGCCTGCCCGGGCTTGGCGACCGTGGAGGCGGGTTTGCCGGCCTCAGCGTCCTGA
- a CDS encoding winged helix-turn-helix domain-containing protein, whose protein sequence is MSLWGSITGQTAPPAPPTTDAALYEIGAAGASLLAAICRFGDDGRSISELAQASAVPKATASRTAARLVEAGLIEDRGSGRERQLVLNRASPHLGEISALLWLTHGVNLPPEPGTPTHLSGFEQARWTPFAVDGDVARSVPAMLRSEPYSGARELPGESYDGPNVSTARAEVLRLRRLRSRIVRFEPWLQTTYYKGSRERDRDLIHLTIGQDVAAAQAQNSLTFSAGDGAREGYIGRLAWAHAIYCLDAEVVWLLRVGQLLEQVSNASTVMHKHRHQVELLRERVEAVTAHAERAGSHGDGSVSDDSGAGEESAGPDAADEAGARARDRDARIAQRNLAALQQELAARRADLAAAQDALDGFYRHGGTPGVHEVGTAGEGLISVQALATARTYAEQVRQMAAQPSFVAWREQHPEVADQFPLTSLQQALPS, encoded by the coding sequence ATGAGTCTGTGGGGATCAATAACGGGTCAGACCGCACCACCGGCACCCCCGACGACGGACGCCGCCCTCTACGAGATTGGCGCCGCCGGCGCCAGCCTCCTAGCCGCCATCTGCCGCTTCGGCGACGACGGCCGATCCATCTCCGAACTGGCCCAAGCCTCCGCAGTCCCCAAGGCCACCGCCTCCCGCACCGCCGCACGTTTGGTCGAGGCCGGACTCATCGAAGACCGTGGCAGCGGCCGCGAGCGCCAGCTGGTGCTGAACCGCGCCAGCCCGCACCTGGGCGAGATCAGTGCCCTGTTGTGGCTGACGCATGGAGTCAACCTTCCCCCTGAGCCGGGCACCCCGACCCACCTCTCCGGCTTCGAGCAGGCCCGGTGGACGCCCTTCGCAGTCGATGGGGACGTGGCCCGGTCGGTGCCGGCGATGCTGCGCAGCGAGCCCTACAGCGGCGCTCGCGAGCTGCCTGGGGAGAGCTACGACGGGCCGAACGTGAGCACCGCTCGAGCTGAGGTGCTGCGCCTGCGGCGGTTGCGTTCGCGCATCGTGCGCTTCGAGCCGTGGCTGCAGACGACCTACTACAAGGGCAGCCGCGAACGTGATCGTGACCTCATCCACCTGACCATCGGCCAGGACGTCGCCGCCGCCCAGGCGCAGAACTCCTTGACCTTCAGCGCCGGGGACGGCGCACGGGAGGGGTACATCGGCCGGCTGGCCTGGGCTCACGCGATCTACTGCTTGGACGCCGAGGTGGTCTGGCTTCTTCGCGTGGGCCAGCTGCTGGAGCAGGTGAGCAACGCCAGCACCGTGATGCACAAGCATCGCCACCAGGTCGAGCTGCTGCGTGAGCGTGTCGAGGCGGTCACCGCTCACGCTGAACGCGCCGGCAGCCATGGCGACGGCAGCGTCAGCGACGACAGCGGCGCTGGTGAGGAGTCGGCCGGCCCGGACGCTGCTGATGAGGCCGGTGCGCGCGCGCGGGACCGGGACGCGCGAATCGCTCAGCGGAACCTGGCTGCGCTCCAGCAGGAGTTGGCAGCCCGCCGAGCTGATCTCGCTGCGGCGCAGGACGCGTTGGACGGCTTCTACCGCCACGGTGGGACACCGGGGGTGCACGAAGTCGGAACGGCGGGGGAGGGCTTGATCAGTGTGCAGGCCTTGGCGACGGCGCGAACCTACGCCGAGCAGGTACGCCAGATGGCCGCCCAGCCCAGTTTCGTGGCATGGCGTGAACAGCACCCTGAGGTGGCAGACCAGTTCCCGTTGACCTCCCTGCAGCAGGCCCTGCCGTCCTGA